CACCGGCGGTCTACCGCCATTTCAAATCGAAGGAAGCCGTCCTCGAGGAACTCCTCGTCGGGATCTCGGAGTATCTCAATTCGGGCGGGGAATCGATCGTCGCCCGCCACGAGGACGGCGAGGCCGCCTCGGCGCTCATCGAGCTCATCGACTTCCATGTCGCCTTCGCGATGAGCGAGCCCGAGCTGATCCGGATTCAGGACAGGGATCTCGCGGCACTGCCCGAGGCCTCGCGGCGGATGGTCCGCCGGCTGCAGAGAAGCTATGTGAGTCAGTGGGCGGAGGTCGTCTCGCGCGCTCGTCCGGCCTGGTCTCTCGATGCGGCGACGGTGAGGGTGCAT
The Brevibacterium marinum genome window above contains:
- a CDS encoding TetR/AcrR family transcriptional regulator, giving the protein MEPNDSAEKPGTSRAAAKAARREQLLEVAKTLYARHGFHGVRLDDLGKGAGISAPAVYRHFKSKEAVLEELLVGISEYLNSGGESIVARHEDGEAASALIELIDFHVAFAMSEPELIRIQDRDLAALPEASRRMVRRLQRSYVSQWAEVVSRARPAWSLDAATVRVHAVFGMINSTPYQARRSSAEVVGVELRAAARAALGIA